In one Oxyura jamaicensis isolate SHBP4307 breed ruddy duck chromosome 14, BPBGC_Ojam_1.0, whole genome shotgun sequence genomic region, the following are encoded:
- the LFNG gene encoding beta-1,3-N-acetylglucosaminyltransferase lunatic fringe, protein MLKSCGRKLLLSLVGSMFTCLLVLMVEPPGRPGLARGEAGGAQRALQSLGAAGQAAQGSGGLRSFADYFGRLSRARREVPAAPPSPPRPPAEDISPRDVFIAVKTTKKFHKARLELLLDTWISRNRDMTFIFTDGEDEELKKQARNVINTNCSAAHSRQALSCKMAVEYDKFIESGRKWFCHVDDDNYVNVRTLVKLLSSYPHTQDIYIGKPSLDRPIQATERISENKMHPVHFWFATGGAGFCISRGLALKMSPWASGGHFMSTAEKIRLPDDCTIGYIIESVLGVKLIRSNLFHSHLENLHQVPKTEIHKQVTLSYGMFENKRNSIHMKGAFSVEEDPSRFRSVHCLLYPDTPWCPANVVY, encoded by the exons atgCTGAAGAGCTGCggcaggaagctgctgctgtccctcgTGGGCTCCATGTTCACCTGCCTCCTGGTGCTCATGGTGGAGCCTCCGGGGAGGCCGGGGCTGGCGAGGGGAGAGGCCGGCGGGGCGCAGCGGGcgctgcagagcctgggggcggcggggcaggCGGCGCAGGGCTCCGGCGGCCTCCGCAGCTTCGCCGATTATTTCGGGAGGCTGAGCCGAGCCCGCCGGGAGgtgcccgccgcccccccgaGCCCACCCCGGCCGCCCGCCGAGGACATTTCCCCCCGCGACGTCTTCATCGCCGTCAAGACCACCAAAAAGTTCCACAAGGCGcgcctggagctgctgctcgaCACCTGGATCTCCCGCAATCGCGACATG ACCTTCATCTTCACAGACGGGGAGGATGAAGAGCTGAAGAAGCAAGCAC GAAACGTCATCAACACCAACTGCTCGGCCGCCCACAGCCGCCAGGCCCTGTCCTGTAAGATGGCCGTGGAGTACGACAAGTTCATCGAGTCTGGGAGAAA GTGGTTCTGCCACGTGGACGATGACAACTACGTGAACGTGCGGACGCTGGTGAAGCTGCTCTCCAGCTACCCCCACACGCAGGACATCTACATCGGGAAGCCCAGCCTGGACCGGCCCATCCAGGCCACGGAGAGGATCAGCGAGAACAAGATG CACCCTGTGCATTTCTGGTTTGCCACGGGAGGAGCAGGGTTTTGCATCAGCCGGGGGCTGGCGCTGAAGATGAGCCCGTGGGCCAG CGGGGGCCACTTCATGAGCACAGCGGAGAAGATCCGCCTGCCCGACGACTGCACCATCGGCTACATCATCGAGTCCGTGCTGGGCGTCAAGCTTATCCGGAGCAACCTCTTCCACTCGCACCTGGAGAACCTCCACCAGGTGCCCAAGACGGAGATCCACAAGCAG GTGACACTAAGCTACGGCATGTTTGAAAACAAACGCAACTCCATCCACATGAAGGGAGCCTTCTCTGTTGAGGAGGACCCATCCAG GTTCCGCTCCGTGCACTGCCTGCTGTACCCCGACACGCCGTGGTGCCCTGCCAACGTGGTGTACTAG